The following are encoded in a window of Massilia sp. R2A-15 genomic DNA:
- a CDS encoding PAS domain-containing methyl-accepting chemotaxis protein, producing MRKNLPVTGIEYLVRDDQSIVSTTDIKGRITYVNPCFIEVSGFSEAELLGKAHNLVRHPDMPPEAFADLWICLKAGRPWTGMVKNRRKNGDFYWVRANVTPIREGGQTVGFMSVRTRPERAAIDAAEAAYRRIREGQRGLAVRDGAVVRRGPAQWLARLQALPLGLRIAGVMAPLALLLAAVAATALRPSIQLAALGGMALALAGWRGIHRATVTPLCRAADAVRALAGGDLSQRVQEGGADEAGLLLRALDQLTVNLRAIVGDVRSSVRTIEQSTRELADGNGDLAGRTESQAASLEQSAASMEQFAQSVNENSDGARRARDMVATAAAVAGQGGAEVARVGATMQQVSASAARIVDIIGLIDGIAFQTNILALNAAVEAARAGEQGRGFAVVAGEVRSLAQRSATAAKEIKTLIEASVQQVRLGGTLVDAAGATVGRAVGSVDAAAAIMQDIARAGAEQAGAIGQVNEALAHLDDVTRQNAALVRQSAGATAGVAAQASELARAVSVFKLEARAPFLMHVKDFDAAHQYTGSRSVSRPRPGAAGSRS from the coding sequence GTGCGCAAGAACCTGCCGGTCACCGGCATCGAATACCTGGTACGCGACGATCAGTCGATCGTCTCGACCACCGACATCAAGGGCCGGATCACCTACGTCAATCCCTGCTTCATCGAAGTGAGCGGCTTCAGCGAAGCGGAACTGCTCGGCAAGGCGCACAACCTGGTGCGCCACCCCGACATGCCGCCTGAAGCCTTCGCCGACCTGTGGATCTGCCTGAAGGCCGGCCGGCCGTGGACCGGCATGGTCAAGAACCGCCGCAAGAACGGAGACTTTTACTGGGTGCGCGCGAACGTGACGCCGATCCGCGAAGGCGGCCAGACGGTCGGCTTCATGTCGGTGCGCACCCGGCCCGAGCGCGCCGCCATCGACGCCGCGGAGGCGGCCTACCGGCGCATCCGCGAAGGACAGCGCGGCCTGGCCGTGCGCGATGGCGCCGTGGTGCGGCGCGGGCCGGCGCAGTGGCTGGCGCGCCTGCAGGCCTTGCCGCTCGGGCTGCGCATCGCCGGCGTGATGGCGCCGCTGGCGCTGCTGCTTGCGGCGGTGGCGGCGACGGCGCTGCGCCCGTCGATCCAGCTGGCGGCGCTGGGCGGAATGGCGCTGGCGCTGGCCGGCTGGCGCGGCATCCACCGCGCGACCGTGACGCCGCTGTGCCGCGCCGCTGACGCGGTGCGCGCGCTGGCCGGCGGCGACCTGTCGCAGCGCGTCCAGGAAGGCGGCGCCGACGAAGCGGGCCTGCTGCTGCGCGCGCTCGACCAGCTGACCGTCAACCTGCGCGCCATCGTGGGCGACGTGCGGTCCAGCGTGCGTACGATCGAGCAGTCCACGCGCGAGCTCGCCGATGGCAACGGCGACCTGGCCGGGCGCACCGAATCGCAGGCTGCGAGCCTGGAGCAGAGCGCGGCCAGCATGGAGCAGTTCGCGCAATCGGTGAATGAAAACAGCGATGGCGCCCGGCGCGCCCGCGACATGGTGGCCACCGCGGCCGCTGTCGCCGGCCAGGGCGGCGCCGAAGTGGCGCGCGTGGGCGCGACCATGCAGCAGGTGAGCGCGTCGGCCGCCCGCATCGTGGACATCATCGGCCTGATCGACGGCATCGCCTTCCAGACCAATATCCTCGCGCTCAACGCCGCGGTCGAAGCGGCCCGCGCCGGCGAGCAGGGGCGCGGCTTCGCCGTCGTCGCCGGCGAAGTGCGCAGCCTGGCGCAGCGCTCGGCGACGGCCGCCAAAGAGATCAAGACGCTGATCGAGGCGTCGGTGCAGCAGGTGCGGCTGGGCGGCACGCTGGTCGACGCAGCCGGCGCCACCGTCGGCCGCGCGGTCGGTTCGGTGGACGCGGCTGCGGCGATCATGCAGGACATCGCGCGCGCCGGCGCTGAGCAGGCCGGCGCGATCGGCCAGGTCAACGAGGCGCTGGCGCACCTGGACGATGTGACGCGCCAGAACGCGGCGCTGGTGCGCCAGTCGGCCGGCGCCACCGCTGGCGTGGCCGCGCAGGCGAGCGAGCTGGCGCGCGCGGTGTCGGTGTTCAAGCTGGAGGCGCGCGCGCCGTTTTTGATGCATGTCAAAGATTTTGATGCGGCTCATCAATACACTGGCTCCCGATCAGTGTCGCGTCCACGTCCGGGCGCGGCCGGCAGCCGGAGTTAA
- a CDS encoding bifunctional acetate--CoA ligase family protein/GNAT family N-acetyltransferase, translating to MSVRNLQHLFAPQSVALVGASGRPGSVGATVLRNLLGAGFKGPVYPVNPKYGELAGLPCYRSVADLPQAPELALICTPPATVPGIVRELGERGCRAAIVLTAGLKGARNAQGVTLQQAALDAARPTLLRLLGPNCVGLLVPGIGLNASFAHTDALPGKIAFVSQSGALVTGVLDWARSRGIGFSRFISLGDSADVDFGDVLDFLASDGDTGAILLYIEDLHHARKFMSAARAAARGKPVVVLKAGRVPEGAKAAASHTGAMAGADDVYDAAIRRAGMLRVLTTEDLFAAVETLAHARPLHGERLAIMTNGGGPGVMATDALVCGGGTLAPLSEDTLRALDAVLPPTWPHANPVDIIGDAPAERYRQTLELLLADSQNDAILFIHAPTAIVPSADIARAIAPLASGASRNVLACWLGGDAVAEARRICSDAGIATFDTPEDAVNGYLQIVHFRQSQQLLMQVPAASVANAAADRDGARRIIEGALAEGRAQLSEPESKAVLAAYGIPVVQTRLAPDVAQAVQAACEIGFPVAVKIVSPDVIHKSDVGGVALDLDSPEAVRAAAQRMVKRLGELAPGARLEGFSVQQMARRPEAHELIVGAATDPVFGPVVLFGQGGVSVEVTADHAVALPPLNSVLARDLVGRTRVARLLAGYRNRPPADMEAILSALIQVSQLVSDIPEVIELDINPLLADSAGAVALDARMRVAPAGRGASGLDRLAIRPYPRELEETIEFEGRDLMLRPVVPEDGPAHLAFFAALSPDDVRYRMFMRLRELAPSQLARFTQIDFDREMAFIATRAGADGQPETLGVARVVADPDNVAAEFAVTVRSDLKGHGLGRILMNKLIAYCRSRGTREIVGEALPQNTRVIRLVKSLGFEVTPAPEEGTMRLRLPLG from the coding sequence ATGAGCGTTCGCAACCTGCAGCACCTGTTCGCGCCCCAATCGGTGGCGCTGGTCGGCGCCTCGGGGCGCCCTGGCAGCGTGGGCGCCACCGTCCTGCGCAACCTGCTCGGAGCGGGCTTCAAGGGGCCGGTCTATCCCGTCAATCCCAAATACGGCGAGCTGGCCGGGCTGCCATGCTACCGCAGCGTGGCCGACCTGCCGCAGGCGCCCGAGCTGGCCCTGATCTGCACCCCGCCGGCGACCGTGCCGGGCATCGTGCGCGAACTTGGAGAACGCGGCTGCCGCGCGGCGATCGTGCTCACCGCCGGCCTGAAGGGCGCGCGCAACGCCCAGGGCGTCACCTTGCAGCAGGCCGCGCTCGACGCGGCGCGTCCGACCTTGCTGCGGCTTCTGGGACCGAACTGCGTCGGCCTGCTGGTGCCCGGCATCGGCCTGAACGCCAGCTTCGCCCACACCGACGCACTGCCCGGCAAGATCGCCTTCGTCTCGCAGTCGGGCGCGCTGGTGACCGGGGTGCTCGACTGGGCCAGGTCGCGCGGCATCGGCTTCTCGCGCTTCATCTCGCTGGGCGACAGCGCCGACGTCGATTTCGGCGACGTGCTCGATTTCCTGGCCAGCGACGGCGACACCGGCGCCATCCTGCTATATATCGAGGACCTGCACCACGCGCGCAAGTTCATGTCGGCCGCGCGGGCCGCCGCCCGCGGCAAGCCGGTGGTGGTGCTGAAGGCGGGCCGCGTGCCGGAAGGGGCCAAGGCCGCCGCCTCGCACACCGGCGCGATGGCCGGCGCCGACGACGTGTACGATGCGGCGATCCGGCGCGCCGGCATGCTGCGCGTGTTGACCACCGAGGACCTGTTCGCCGCCGTCGAAACGCTGGCCCATGCGCGCCCCCTGCACGGCGAGCGCCTGGCCATCATGACCAACGGCGGCGGCCCGGGCGTCATGGCGACCGATGCGCTGGTGTGCGGCGGCGGCACGCTGGCGCCGCTGTCGGAGGACACGCTGCGCGCGCTCGACGCCGTGCTGCCGCCGACCTGGCCGCACGCCAACCCGGTGGATATCATCGGCGACGCGCCGGCCGAGCGCTATCGCCAGACCCTCGAACTGCTGCTGGCCGACAGCCAGAACGACGCGATCCTGTTCATCCACGCGCCCACCGCCATCGTGCCCAGCGCCGACATCGCGCGGGCGATCGCGCCGCTCGCGTCCGGCGCCTCGCGCAATGTGCTGGCCTGCTGGCTGGGCGGGGACGCCGTGGCCGAGGCGCGCCGGATCTGCTCCGACGCCGGCATCGCGACCTTCGATACGCCCGAGGACGCGGTCAACGGCTACCTGCAGATCGTGCACTTCCGCCAGAGCCAGCAACTGCTGATGCAGGTGCCGGCCGCATCGGTCGCCAATGCCGCGGCCGATCGCGACGGCGCGCGCCGCATCATCGAGGGCGCGCTGGCGGAAGGGCGCGCGCAGTTGTCCGAACCGGAATCGAAAGCGGTGCTGGCGGCCTACGGGATTCCCGTGGTGCAGACGCGCCTGGCGCCGGACGTAGCGCAGGCGGTGCAGGCGGCCTGCGAGATCGGCTTCCCGGTGGCGGTGAAGATCGTCTCGCCCGACGTGATCCACAAGTCCGACGTCGGCGGGGTCGCGCTCGACCTCGACTCGCCGGAAGCGGTGCGCGCGGCCGCGCAGCGCATGGTCAAGCGGCTCGGGGAGCTGGCGCCCGGTGCGCGGCTGGAAGGGTTTTCGGTGCAGCAGATGGCGCGCAGGCCGGAGGCGCACGAGCTGATCGTCGGCGCCGCCACCGACCCGGTGTTCGGCCCGGTGGTCCTGTTCGGCCAGGGCGGGGTGTCGGTCGAGGTCACCGCCGACCATGCCGTGGCGCTGCCGCCGCTCAATTCGGTGCTGGCGCGCGACCTGGTCGGCCGCACCCGGGTAGCGCGGCTGCTGGCGGGCTACCGCAACCGGCCGCCGGCCGACATGGAGGCGATCCTGTCGGCGCTGATCCAGGTGTCGCAGCTGGTGTCGGACATACCGGAAGTGATCGAGCTCGATATCAATCCGCTGCTGGCCGACAGCGCCGGCGCTGTCGCGCTCGACGCGCGCATGCGGGTGGCGCCGGCCGGCCGCGGCGCCAGCGGGCTTGACCGCCTGGCGATACGCCCCTATCCGCGCGAGCTGGAAGAAACCATCGAATTCGAGGGACGCGACTTGATGCTGCGGCCCGTGGTGCCCGAGGACGGGCCGGCGCACCTGGCGTTTTTCGCCGCGCTTTCGCCCGACGACGTGCGCTACCGGATGTTCATGCGCCTGCGCGAGCTGGCGCCATCGCAGCTGGCGCGCTTCACCCAGATCGATTTCGACCGCGAGATGGCCTTCATCGCCACCCGCGCCGGCGCCGACGGCCAGCCCGAGACGCTGGGCGTGGCGCGGGTGGTGGCCGATCCGGACAACGTCGCGGCCGAATTCGCCGTCACCGTGCGCTCGGACCTGAAGGGCCACGGGCTGGGGAGGATCCTGATGAACAAGCTGATCGCCTACTGCCGCAGCCGCGGCACGCGCGAGATCGTCGGCGAGGCGCTGCCGCAGAATACCCGGGTGATCCGGCTGGTCAAAAGCCTCGGCTTCGAAGTCACGCCGGCGCCGGAGGAGGGCACGATGCGACTGCGCCTGCCGCTCGGCTAG
- the hemN gene encoding oxygen-independent coproporphyrinogen III oxidase encodes MSSASTVSFAPMVQFDAQLVRKLSGPGPRYTSYPTADRFRDSFGYRDYVETVAKLRTRGASRPLSLYIHIPFCDTVCYYCACNKIVTKNREKAATYLGYLKREIAMQAALLAGAGRVEQLHFGGGTPTYLSDAQMEDLMAHLRRKFDFAPDEAGEYSIEVDPRTVTRERVHSLRRQGFNRISLGVQDYDPDVQKAVNRVQPEAETQAIIDASREAGFRSVSIDLIYGLPKQTVMTMSQTLAKVVRANPDRVAIYNYAHLPHLFKAQRRINEADLPGPDARLDMLALCIRRLTEAGYVYIGMDHFARPEDDLAVAQRQGRLHRNFQGYSTHADADLVSCGVSAIGAVGMTYSQNVKTLDAYYDRIDNNELPIERGVELSMDDALRRTLIQMLMCHFELSVAAIEQSFPIVFADYFAPELERLRALADDGLLTITPEYLSVTLKGRLLIRNVCMVFDRYLAEQQAAPRYSKTI; translated from the coding sequence ATGTCTTCCGCTTCAACCGTTTCATTCGCACCGATGGTGCAGTTCGACGCCCAGCTGGTGCGCAAGCTGAGCGGGCCGGGCCCGCGCTACACCTCCTATCCCACCGCCGACCGCTTCCGCGACAGCTTCGGCTACCGCGACTACGTGGAAACGGTGGCCAAGCTGCGCACGCGCGGCGCCTCGCGGCCGCTGTCGCTGTACATTCACATCCCGTTCTGCGATACCGTCTGCTACTACTGCGCCTGCAACAAGATCGTCACGAAGAACCGCGAGAAGGCGGCGACCTATCTGGGCTACCTGAAACGCGAAATCGCCATGCAGGCGGCGCTGCTGGCGGGAGCGGGCCGGGTCGAGCAGCTGCATTTCGGCGGCGGTACGCCGACCTACCTGTCCGACGCGCAGATGGAGGACCTGATGGCGCACCTGCGCCGCAAGTTCGATTTCGCGCCCGATGAGGCTGGAGAGTATTCGATCGAAGTCGATCCGCGCACGGTCACGCGCGAGCGCGTGCACAGCCTGCGGCGCCAGGGCTTCAACCGGATCAGCCTGGGCGTGCAGGATTACGACCCCGATGTGCAGAAGGCGGTGAACCGGGTCCAGCCGGAAGCGGAAACCCAGGCCATCATCGACGCCTCGCGCGAGGCGGGCTTTCGCTCGGTCAGCATCGACCTGATCTACGGCCTGCCGAAGCAGACCGTGATGACGATGTCCCAGACGCTGGCGAAGGTGGTGCGCGCCAACCCGGACCGCGTGGCGATCTACAACTACGCGCACCTGCCGCACCTGTTCAAGGCGCAGCGCCGGATCAACGAGGCCGACCTGCCAGGCCCCGACGCGCGGCTCGACATGCTGGCGCTGTGCATCCGCCGCCTGACCGAGGCCGGCTACGTCTATATCGGCATGGACCATTTCGCCAGGCCGGAGGACGACCTGGCGGTGGCGCAGCGGCAGGGACGCCTGCACCGCAACTTCCAGGGCTACTCGACCCACGCCGACGCCGACCTGGTCTCGTGCGGCGTGTCGGCGATCGGCGCGGTGGGCATGACCTACAGCCAGAACGTCAAGACGCTCGACGCCTACTACGACCGCATCGACAACAACGAACTGCCGATCGAGCGCGGGGTCGAGCTGTCGATGGACGATGCGCTGCGGCGCACCCTGATTCAGATGCTGATGTGCCATTTCGAGCTGTCGGTCGCGGCGATCGAGCAGTCCTTCCCGATCGTGTTCGCCGACTATTTCGCGCCGGAGCTCGAGCGCCTGCGCGCGCTGGCCGACGACGGCCTGCTGACCATCACCCCGGAGTACCTGAGCGTGACGCTCAAGGGCCGGCTGCTGATCCGCAATGTGTGCATGGTGTTCGACCGCTACCTGGCCGAGCAGCAGGCCGCGCCGCGCTACTCCAAAACCATTTGA